A stretch of the Cygnus olor isolate bCygOlo1 chromosome 25, bCygOlo1.pri.v2, whole genome shotgun sequence genome encodes the following:
- the CCR7 gene encoding C-C chemokine receptor type 7 produces MDSGKQLKVTLVFSLPLIFQFCSGNNVTDDYDSNTTIDYTMFETVCEKEEVRNFRAAFLPAMYSLICFTGLLGNGLVMVTYIYFKRLKTMTDIYLLNLALADILFLLTLPFWATSAATYWCFGESACKAVYCICKMSFFSGMLLLLSISIDRYFAIVQAASAHRFRPQMIFISKITCVVIWLLAFILSIPELVHSGVNNPDNHPRCSIIANDLQTFNTGIKVSQMVFGFLFPLVVMSVCYLIIIKTLLQARNFEKNKAIKVIIAVVIVFIVFQLPYNGVMLAKTISAFNHTTSCEESKKLDMADDVTYTLACFRCCLNPFLYAFIGVKFRNDLFKLLKELGCLSQKRLWQLSACRESKRFSFAMETETTTTFSP; encoded by the exons GTAAACAGTTAAAGGTCACCCTTGTTTTCAGCCTTCCTCTAATTTTTCAG TTCTGTTCTGGGAACAACGTCACCGATGACTATGACTCCAACACCACCATCGACTACACCATGTTTGAGACCGTGTGTGAGAAGGAAGAAGTCCGTAACTTCCGCgctgccttcctcccagccATGTACTCCCTCATCTGCTTcacggggctgctggggaaCGGGCTGGTCATGGTCACCTACATCTACTTCAAGAGGCTGAAGACCATGACGGACATCTACTTGCTGAACCTGGCCCTGGCAGACATCCTCTTCCTGCTCACCCTCCCGTTTTGGGCCACAAGTGCAGCCACGTACTGGTGTTTTGGGGAATCCGCCTGCAAAGCAGTCTATTGCATCTGCAAAATGAGTTTCTTCAGCGGGATGCTGCTCCTCCTGTCCATCAGCATCGACAGGTACTTTGCCATTGTTCAGGCTGCCTCAGCCCACCGCTTCCGTCCCCAGATGATATTCATTAGCAAGATAACATGCGTTGTAATCTGGCTTCTGGCCTTCATCCTCTCAATCCCTGAGCTGGTTCACAGCGGTGTGAATAACCCAGACAACCATCCCCGCTGCTCCATCATTGCTAACGACCTGCAGACTTTCAACACTGGCATCAAAGTATCCCAAATGgtttttggctttttatttccCCTGGTGGTCATGTCTGTCTGCTACCTCATCATTATCAAAACATTACTCCAGGCCCGCAACTTTGAGAAGAACAAAGCCATCAAGGTGATCATTGCCGTGGTTATCGTCTTCATTGTCTTCCAGCTGCCCTACAACGGCGTCATGCTGGCCAAGACCATTTCAGCCTTCAACCACACCACCTCATGTGAGGAGAGCAAGAAGCTCGACATGGCAGATGATGTGACCTACACACTGGCCTGCTTCCGATGCTGCCTCAATCCCTTCCTCTACGCCTTCATTGGCGTCAAGTTCCGCAATGACCTCTTCAAGCTTCTGAAGGAGCTGGGCTGCCTGAGCCAGAAGCGCCTCTGGCAGCTGTCTGCCTGCCGTGAGAGCAAGAGGTTTTCCTTTGCCATGGAGACAGAGACAACCACCACCTTCTCCCCATGA